A genomic segment from Flavobacterium inviolabile encodes:
- a CDS encoding Crp/Fnr family transcriptional regulator: MYDLLKNNIKSHITISDTELFQFCKPFNLKKIPKKEFLLRQGEICKFEGFVNKGCFRVYHINNEGVEHVLYFAIEGWWITDIDSFTNEKPASLFIEALEDSEVLLISKREKELLYEQFPKTEKLFRIMTQKTHVALQRRMISNLSKTADERYLDFIEKYPHLAQRLSNLQIAAYLGISHEFLSKIRKKISKL; this comes from the coding sequence ATGTACGACCTGCTTAAAAACAACATTAAAAGCCATATTACAATCTCCGATACGGAACTGTTCCAGTTCTGTAAACCGTTTAACTTAAAAAAGATTCCAAAAAAGGAATTTTTGTTACGCCAGGGTGAGATCTGCAAATTTGAAGGATTCGTCAATAAAGGCTGTTTCAGAGTATATCATATTAACAATGAAGGTGTGGAACATGTTCTTTATTTTGCCATTGAAGGCTGGTGGATTACCGATATTGACAGTTTTACCAATGAAAAACCGGCTTCCCTGTTTATCGAAGCACTGGAAGACAGCGAAGTACTCTTAATTTCAAAAAGAGAGAAAGAACTGCTATATGAGCAATTTCCGAAAACGGAAAAACTGTTCCGGATCATGACACAGAAAACACATGTGGCATTACAGCGCAGAATGATCAGTAACCTGAGTAAAACCGCCGATGAACGTTATCTGGATTTTATAGAAAAATACCCGCACTTAGCCCAACGATTATCTAACTTGCAAATAGCCGCCTATTTAGGGATCTCGCATGAGTTCCTCAGTAAAATCCGAAAGAAGATTTCAAAATTATAA
- a CDS encoding MoaF-related domain-containing protein translates to MKKLILFICATLLLCSCTKKAEPVTTVIPTADYTLIGHKGKITFPEMTAEVYYENDSILHWKTTDTAGKTAEGDEKMHYQKLTDNLHFLNWIEKDGFTVSQLIDTQNGTVKAFWSFHDPKSDKAGRSSLFVDGKFEFIK, encoded by the coding sequence ATGAAAAAACTAATTCTGTTTATATGCGCTACACTGCTGCTTTGCTCCTGTACTAAAAAGGCAGAACCTGTAACAACAGTCATTCCAACGGCAGATTATACATTGATCGGTCATAAAGGAAAAATTACCTTCCCGGAAATGACTGCCGAAGTATACTATGAAAACGATTCGATACTGCATTGGAAAACGACCGATACAGCCGGGAAAACAGCCGAAGGCGATGAAAAAATGCATTATCAGAAATTAACCGACAACCTTCACTTCCTGAACTGGATTGAAAAAGACGGTTTTACGGTTAGCCAGCTTATTGATACACAAAACGGAACCGTAAAGGCATTCTGGTCATTCCATGATCCGAAAAGTGACAAAGCCGGACGTTCTTCCCTTTTCGTGGACGGAAAATTTGAATTTATTAAGTAA
- a CDS encoding TlpA family protein disulfide reductase, with the protein MKKIIIMLAVFSFISCKKEVKTEEKAVTETAAATPKPLKIYEKDGVKVKSFDFNGLEPLLKKDNDTTYVVNFWATWCVPCVAELPHFEKLNADYKDKKVKVLLVSLDMPQKVESNLLPFIKKKNMQSEIVYLNDPDANAWISKVDTAWSGAIPATVIYKGDKRKFFEQSFTYEALQKELQSIMN; encoded by the coding sequence ATGAAAAAAATAATCATTATGCTGGCTGTTTTCAGTTTTATTTCCTGTAAAAAAGAAGTCAAAACAGAAGAAAAAGCAGTCACAGAAACAGCAGCAGCTACGCCAAAACCATTAAAAATATATGAAAAAGACGGGGTTAAAGTAAAATCGTTTGACTTTAACGGACTGGAGCCTTTATTAAAAAAAGATAACGATACTACCTATGTGGTTAACTTTTGGGCAACCTGGTGTGTACCCTGTGTAGCAGAACTGCCGCATTTTGAAAAGCTGAATGCCGATTATAAAGATAAAAAAGTAAAAGTACTGCTGGTAAGCCTTGACATGCCGCAAAAAGTGGAAAGCAACCTTTTGCCTTTTATCAAAAAAAAGAATATGCAATCGGAAATCGTGTACTTAAACGATCCGGATGCGAATGCCTGGATTTCCAAAGTTGATACCGCCTGGTCCGGAGCAATTCCGGCAACAGTGATTTATAAAGGGGACAAACGTAAGTTTTTCGAGCAATCGTTTACGTATGAAGCTTTACAGAAAGAATTACAATCCATCATGAATTAA
- a CDS encoding thioredoxin family protein, whose protein sequence is MKAIKFLGLALVIGVMSAFTLIKPAEGYKVGDIATDFSLKNVDNKKVSLKDFSAAKGFIVVFTCNHCPYAQAYEDRIVALDKKYKKLGYPVIAINPNNPAKQKDDSFELMQVRAKEKNFTFPYLLDEGQKIYPQYGATKTPHVYILQKTKAGNQVKYIGAIDDNYGDEKAVKVKYVENAVDALLKNKEVAVKETKAIGCSIKA, encoded by the coding sequence ATGAAAGCAATTAAATTTTTAGGATTAGCACTTGTCATCGGAGTTATGAGTGCATTTACATTAATAAAGCCGGCTGAAGGCTATAAAGTAGGGGATATCGCTACCGATTTCAGCCTGAAAAATGTAGACAACAAGAAAGTCTCGTTAAAAGACTTTTCGGCTGCAAAAGGTTTTATCGTAGTGTTTACGTGTAACCATTGTCCTTATGCACAGGCCTATGAAGACCGGATTGTTGCTCTGGACAAAAAATACAAAAAACTGGGATATCCGGTAATTGCCATCAATCCGAACAACCCTGCAAAACAAAAAGACGACAGTTTCGAATTAATGCAGGTGAGAGCCAAAGAGAAAAACTTCACCTTCCCGTATTTATTGGATGAAGGACAAAAGATCTATCCGCAGTATGGCGCTACCAAAACACCTCATGTTTATATTTTACAAAAAACAAAAGCCGGAAATCAGGTAAAATACATCGGAGCAATTGATGATAATTATGGTGATGAAAAAGCAGTAAAAGTAAAATATGTTGAAAATGCTGTGGATGCGTTACTAAAAAACAAAGAAGTAGCGGTAAAAGAGACCAAAGCGATCGGATGTTCAATAAAAGCGTAA
- a CDS encoding NAD(P)H-dependent oxidoreductase — protein MSNLIDTLKWRYATKKFDAAKKISNEDLETIKEAIRLSASSYGLQPYKIFIVEDPELRAKIQPAAWGQSQIVDASHLVVFANITNFGTEQIDAFMDNIVATRNIPMESIQGYGDFMKTTLTALSEEARNTWTSKQTYLALGNLLTAAASLKIDATPMEGFEPAKVNEILGLTEKGLNASLIATLGYRHEEDATQHYAKVRKSNEELFINL, from the coding sequence ATGAGTAATTTAATAGACACGCTGAAATGGCGTTATGCAACAAAGAAATTTGATGCAGCAAAAAAAATTTCTAACGAAGATTTAGAAACAATCAAAGAAGCGATCCGCCTGAGTGCTTCGTCTTATGGTTTACAGCCATACAAAATATTTATCGTTGAAGATCCGGAATTAAGAGCCAAAATACAACCGGCTGCCTGGGGACAATCACAAATTGTTGACGCTTCTCATTTAGTAGTATTTGCAAACATTACTAATTTTGGTACCGAGCAAATCGACGCTTTTATGGATAATATCGTAGCGACAAGAAACATTCCTATGGAAAGCATTCAGGGTTATGGTGATTTTATGAAAACCACCCTTACCGCTTTATCAGAAGAAGCCAGAAATACCTGGACTTCAAAACAAACCTACCTTGCTTTAGGCAACCTTTTAACTGCTGCTGCTTCTTTAAAAATTGATGCAACGCCAATGGAAGGTTTTGAGCCGGCAAAAGTGAACGAAATTCTTGGACTAACCGAAAAAGGATTAAACGCTTCCCTTATTGCAACTTTAGGATACCGTCATGAAGAAGATGCTACACAGCATTATGCAAAAGTGAGAAAATCAAACGAAGAATTATTTATCAATTTATAA
- a CDS encoding nuclear transport factor 2 family protein has translation MTNLEIIKSTYEGGSSEQNGKNTALALAPDARWTEAAGFPYAGTYIGFEAVKKNVFDRLASEWIDYKLTIEDYIADGDQVAAYGTYSGVNKKTGKPFTARVTHIWKLHNKKVIAFEQFVDSKSVTDAME, from the coding sequence ATGACAAATCTCGAAATAATAAAAAGCACCTATGAAGGCGGAAGTTCGGAACAAAACGGAAAAAATACGGCCTTAGCCTTGGCTCCGGATGCCCGATGGACAGAAGCGGCCGGTTTTCCCTATGCCGGAACCTATATCGGTTTTGAAGCCGTCAAAAAAAATGTGTTCGACAGGCTTGCATCCGAATGGATCGACTACAAGCTAACCATTGAGGATTATATTGCCGATGGTGACCAGGTTGCCGCTTACGGTACCTATTCCGGAGTGAATAAAAAAACCGGAAAACCTTTTACGGCACGGGTAACACACATCTGGAAGCTCCACAATAAAAAGGTTATTGCATTCGAACAATTTGTCGACAGCAAGTCGGTAACCGATGCAATGGAATAA
- a CDS encoding LOG family protein → MKDQFENEDDRIQDKFKQKTWNEIRTNDSWAIFKIMSEFVNGYEAMGRMGPCVSIFGSARTKPEDKYYLLAERIAYKISKAGYGVITGGGPGIMEAGNKGAHFGGGTSVGLNIELPFEQHFNPYIDRDKNLQFDYFFVRKVMFVKYSQGFVVMPGGFGTLDELFEAITLIQTKKIGKFPIILVGKDFWSGLFEWIKNVIVEKHANANPADLDLIKIVDNEDEVLDVLDNFYKKYNLSPNF, encoded by the coding sequence ATGAAAGATCAATTTGAAAATGAAGACGACAGAATACAGGATAAATTCAAACAAAAAACCTGGAACGAAATAAGAACCAATGACTCTTGGGCAATCTTTAAAATTATGTCCGAGTTTGTAAACGGATACGAAGCGATGGGTCGTATGGGACCTTGTGTATCTATTTTTGGTTCTGCCCGAACAAAGCCGGAAGACAAATATTATCTATTAGCGGAACGCATCGCCTATAAAATCAGTAAAGCCGGATATGGCGTTATTACCGGTGGTGGTCCCGGAATTATGGAAGCCGGAAATAAAGGTGCTCATTTTGGCGGCGGAACTTCTGTGGGTTTAAACATTGAACTGCCTTTTGAACAACATTTCAACCCGTATATTGACAGAGATAAGAACTTACAGTTTGATTATTTCTTTGTACGTAAAGTTATGTTTGTAAAATACTCACAGGGATTTGTAGTAATGCCGGGAGGTTTTGGAACCTTGGACGAACTGTTTGAAGCGATCACGCTTATCCAGACCAAAAAAATCGGAAAGTTCCCGATCATCCTGGTTGGTAAAGATTTCTGGTCCGGTTTATTTGAATGGATTAAAAATGTAATTGTTGAAAAACATGCCAATGCCAATCCGGCCGATTTGGATCTTATCAAGATTGTGGACAACGAAGATGAGGTACTTGATGTACTGGACAACTTCTACAAGAAATATAACCTGAGCCCTAATTTTTAA
- a CDS encoding MBL fold metallo-hydrolase: METQAQSVKTIDAKTLQFKVYNASENSFGVASVIISGKTDAVLIDAQFTLADAEIVAKEIKASGKKLTTIYVSHGDPDFYFGLEVFKKYFPEVTVYATPLTVEHIQKTAQKKLDVWGERLGAALTSNIVLPQVLKGNSITLEGHQLEIYGLEAFPERTFVWIPSVKAVVGGINVFGNTFHLWTADSQTKEARANWISVLKKIEALHPAIVIPAHAKNGAAFSVASVEYDIAYLKTYEAEVAQTKSSEELISAMKKHYPEATFDIALQIGAKVNKGEMKW; the protein is encoded by the coding sequence ATGGAAACACAAGCACAAAGCGTTAAAACTATTGACGCCAAAACGTTACAATTTAAAGTGTACAATGCCTCCGAAAATAGTTTTGGAGTAGCCTCTGTAATTATAAGCGGTAAAACCGATGCGGTTTTAATTGATGCCCAATTCACACTTGCCGATGCAGAAATCGTTGCCAAAGAGATAAAAGCCAGTGGCAAAAAACTAACCACTATTTATGTTAGCCACGGCGATCCGGACTTTTATTTCGGATTGGAAGTTTTCAAAAAATACTTCCCGGAAGTAACCGTTTACGCCACACCGCTTACTGTTGAGCATATCCAAAAAACAGCGCAGAAAAAACTGGATGTCTGGGGCGAACGATTGGGAGCGGCTTTAACTTCAAATATAGTACTGCCACAGGTTTTAAAAGGTAACAGCATTACCCTGGAAGGCCACCAACTGGAAATATACGGATTGGAAGCATTTCCGGAACGTACTTTTGTCTGGATTCCTTCTGTTAAAGCCGTTGTGGGCGGAATCAATGTGTTTGGAAACACTTTTCACCTATGGACAGCTGATTCACAAACCAAAGAAGCCCGTGCCAACTGGATCTCCGTTCTGAAAAAAATAGAAGCCCTTCATCCGGCAATTGTGATTCCTGCCCATGCAAAAAACGGAGCGGCTTTTTCGGTAGCCTCTGTAGAATATGACATTGCCTATTTAAAAACCTATGAAGCAGAAGTTGCCCAAACAAAATCATCGGAAGAACTGATTAGTGCCATGAAAAAACACTATCCTGAGGCTACTTTTGACATTGCCCTTCAAATTGGTGCCAAAGTGAACAAAGGCGAAATGAAATGGTAA
- a CDS encoding TSUP family transporter produces MENTLFPIFLKTDTFRFLIVGGGKIGLEKAETLLRQNPLAAIRIIAREISNDLWELLREYPHIEWEERAFADGDLAAADFLIIATDNTGLNREIKERANEKGILVNAADQPDLCDFYLGSIVNKGHLKIAISTNGKSPVLARRLREHFQEAIPENIHDSIENLNAFRARHKGDIQTKLASLNQATALLVSRDNSKKEGKQYKELTFEIAVVFLAVFFGYGLSSVISVHDLNGYIREIPPAFYGMVLVGFFAQLVDGAVGLGYGVTCATSMMLFGIKLPAISGSIHTAEMFSSGISGFSHYKFGNVNKKLLLWLAIPGVVGAVSGALLLIYLGNKYETVTYAILASYTMIIGIRLIIIAFRKKIVRKKVKHTGLLGFSGGLFDAFGGGGWGPIVTSTLLAKGRKSSYVVGTVSLAEFFVTLAASITFFASLGVSHWYIVIGLIVGGSIAAPLAARLAGKLPQKTAILAVAFLVIVFSIRMLFKIF; encoded by the coding sequence ATGGAAAATACATTATTTCCAATATTTTTAAAAACCGATACCTTCCGTTTCCTGATCGTAGGCGGTGGGAAAATTGGTCTGGAAAAAGCAGAAACACTATTAAGGCAGAATCCGCTGGCTGCCATCCGGATTATTGCCCGGGAAATCAGCAATGATTTATGGGAATTGCTAAGAGAATATCCGCATATCGAATGGGAGGAACGTGCTTTTGCCGATGGAGATCTGGCAGCTGCCGATTTCCTGATCATTGCTACGGACAATACCGGATTGAACCGCGAAATCAAGGAACGGGCCAATGAGAAAGGAATCCTGGTAAATGCCGCCGATCAGCCCGATCTGTGCGACTTTTATCTGGGTTCGATAGTGAATAAGGGCCATTTAAAAATTGCAATTTCCACCAATGGAAAGTCACCGGTTTTAGCCCGTCGTTTGCGGGAACATTTTCAGGAAGCCATTCCGGAAAATATTCACGACAGCATTGAAAATCTGAATGCTTTCCGGGCGAGGCACAAAGGAGATATACAAACAAAGCTGGCTTCCCTGAATCAGGCAACGGCATTGCTGGTTAGCCGGGATAACAGTAAAAAAGAAGGGAAGCAGTACAAAGAGCTGACTTTTGAAATAGCAGTTGTTTTTTTGGCTGTTTTCTTTGGATACGGATTGTCCTCGGTAATTTCGGTTCATGACCTGAATGGTTATATCCGGGAAATTCCGCCGGCTTTTTACGGGATGGTATTGGTTGGTTTCTTTGCACAGCTGGTTGATGGTGCTGTCGGACTGGGCTATGGCGTGACCTGTGCGACCAGTATGATGCTGTTTGGAATTAAGCTTCCGGCCATTAGCGGCAGTATTCACACCGCCGAAATGTTTTCCAGCGGAATCAGTGGTTTTTCCCATTATAAATTCGGGAATGTCAACAAAAAACTATTGTTATGGCTGGCTATTCCGGGTGTTGTTGGTGCCGTGAGCGGCGCTTTACTGCTCATTTATCTCGGGAACAAATACGAAACGGTTACTTATGCTATTTTAGCATCCTATACGATGATTATCGGGATACGGCTTATTATTATTGCTTTTCGCAAAAAGATTGTCCGAAAGAAAGTGAAACACACGGGATTATTAGGTTTTTCCGGCGGACTTTTTGATGCATTTGGCGGCGGCGGCTGGGGACCTATTGTGACCTCTACCTTATTGGCAAAAGGACGAAAATCCAGCTATGTGGTAGGTACCGTTAGTCTGGCTGAGTTTTTTGTAACGCTGGCGGCTTCCATTACTTTTTTTGCTTCTTTGGGCGTAAGCCACTGGTATATAGTGATCGGTTTAATTGTGGGCGGTTCCATAGCCGCACCGTTAGCGGCACGATTAGCCGGTAAGTTGCCGCAAAAAACAGCAATACTGGCAGTTGCCTTTTTAGTGATTGTATTCAGTATCCGAATGCTGTTTAAGATTTTTTAA
- a CDS encoding rhodanese-like domain-containing protein, with protein sequence MDITQEKWWSEAQQDENAVILDVRTVDEWNQGIIPGAVNIDIYKGQGFIYQVDELDKSKNYYIYCRSGGRSSQACSLMQQLGFTNTYNLIGGIMDWAGPVVMPEE encoded by the coding sequence ATGGACATTACACAAGAAAAATGGTGGTCTGAAGCACAACAGGATGAAAATGCAGTTATCCTGGACGTTCGCACCGTAGATGAATGGAATCAGGGAATTATTCCCGGAGCTGTTAACATCGATATTTACAAAGGACAAGGCTTTATTTATCAGGTTGATGAATTGGATAAATCCAAAAACTATTATATCTACTGCCGCTCGGGCGGACGTAGCAGCCAGGCCTGCAGTTTAATGCAGCAATTGGGTTTTACCAATACGTATAACCTTATTGGCGGTATTATGGACTGGGCCGGACCGGTAGTCATGCCGGAAGAATAA
- a CDS encoding MarR family winged helix-turn-helix transcriptional regulator, giving the protein MKIEDIIKSTKALSLGKRTVLNILYTQNLVSEKFAEVLKPYELSSEQYNVLRILRGQKAKPTNMCVIQERMLAKTSNTTRLVDKLLLKDLVTREVCPDNRRKMEVTITPKGMDLLEELDPKVEQHEAAFSENLTTDELEQLNDLLEKYRTVNF; this is encoded by the coding sequence ATGAAAATCGAAGACATCATCAAATCTACAAAAGCTTTATCACTGGGCAAAAGAACAGTGCTGAATATTTTGTACACTCAAAACTTGGTTTCAGAGAAATTCGCTGAGGTATTAAAACCTTATGAATTATCAAGTGAACAATATAATGTATTGCGAATTTTGAGAGGTCAGAAGGCCAAACCAACCAATATGTGTGTAATACAGGAACGCATGCTTGCGAAAACCAGTAACACCACCCGTCTTGTTGACAAACTATTACTGAAAGACCTGGTTACCCGCGAAGTTTGTCCGGATAACCGACGAAAAATGGAAGTGACCATTACGCCAAAAGGAATGGATTTACTAGAAGAACTGGATCCGAAAGTGGAACAGCATGAAGCTGCTTTTTCAGAGAATCTCACAACAGACGAATTGGAACAATTAAATGATTTATTAGAAAAATACAGAACCGTTAATTTTTGA
- a CDS encoding NADPH-dependent assimilatory sulfite reductase hemoprotein subunit encodes MSNDKLSPIEAIKVKSDGLRGTLKESLTDNHTGNVRPDDEALVKFHGMYVQDDRDRRAERAAKKLDKLYSFMIRLRIPGGVITADQWLATHEISEEYGTGTLKITTRQTIQLHGLLKHQLQSTIQGFLLAKLDSIAACGDVNRNVTCSSHPQVSPLFQQIYDYADKISTLLLPKTQSYYEVWIDGEKIYERSSEADPLYQDRYLPRKFKIAIAIPPSNDVDVFSNDIGLIAIIKDGQLKGFNIAIGGGLATTHGNPNTYSRLATIIGFTDTEAKTLKAVYEVLTIQRDYGNRSDRKLSRLKYTVDKLGVDNFKKELEKRIGFVLLPEESYAFTERNDRYGWQENYENKWFYTLFVEHGVIKPYQKQFLYELAQLQISDFRFTCNQNLILGEISAANKEKVTALIAKYKIEEQDSAMRKSSMACVAMPTCPLALAEAQRYLPELVTKIEPFLKKYDLEQDEISIRMTGCPNGCGRPYLAEIGFVGTGPGQYNLMLGGDRLGNRLNQVYKKQLTETEILTELDGLFDQYTKERIQHETFGDFTHRKFFAVH; translated from the coding sequence ATGAGTAACGATAAATTATCCCCGATTGAAGCCATAAAAGTAAAGAGTGACGGACTTCGAGGCACATTAAAAGAGAGTTTAACAGACAACCATACCGGTAATGTCCGTCCGGACGATGAAGCACTGGTGAAATTCCACGGAATGTATGTTCAGGATGACCGGGACAGAAGAGCGGAAAGAGCAGCGAAAAAACTGGATAAGCTGTATTCTTTTATGATCCGGCTACGTATTCCGGGAGGTGTGATCACTGCCGACCAATGGCTGGCTACCCATGAAATTTCGGAAGAATACGGAACCGGAACTTTAAAAATTACAACCCGGCAGACCATTCAGCTGCACGGATTGCTAAAACACCAGTTACAGTCTACTATCCAGGGATTCCTGCTGGCAAAACTGGATTCCATTGCTGCCTGTGGCGATGTAAACCGGAATGTGACTTGTAGCTCACATCCGCAGGTTTCGCCTTTGTTTCAGCAGATATATGATTATGCCGATAAGATCTCGACATTGCTGCTGCCCAAAACACAATCGTATTATGAAGTGTGGATAGACGGTGAAAAGATATACGAACGCTCCAGCGAAGCCGATCCGCTGTATCAGGATCGCTATCTGCCGAGGAAATTCAAGATTGCGATCGCGATTCCGCCATCGAACGATGTGGATGTGTTTTCGAACGATATCGGATTGATTGCCATCATTAAAGACGGTCAGTTAAAAGGATTCAATATTGCCATTGGAGGCGGTTTGGCAACCACACACGGTAACCCGAATACCTATTCGCGCCTGGCAACCATCATTGGATTTACCGATACCGAAGCCAAAACACTGAAAGCCGTTTATGAAGTGTTGACCATTCAGCGGGATTATGGCAACCGCAGCGACCGGAAATTATCCCGTTTAAAATATACGGTCGATAAATTAGGAGTCGATAATTTTAAAAAAGAACTGGAAAAAAGAATCGGATTTGTGCTGCTTCCGGAAGAAAGTTATGCGTTTACGGAAAGAAATGACCGTTACGGATGGCAGGAAAACTATGAGAACAAATGGTTTTATACCTTGTTTGTAGAGCATGGTGTGATAAAGCCGTATCAGAAACAATTTCTGTATGAACTGGCGCAATTGCAAATTTCCGATTTCCGCTTTACCTGTAACCAAAACCTGATTTTGGGAGAGATTTCCGCAGCCAATAAAGAAAAAGTTACGGCACTGATCGCGAAATATAAAATTGAAGAGCAGGATAGTGCGATGCGAAAAAGCTCGATGGCCTGTGTGGCGATGCCTACCTGTCCGTTAGCCTTAGCCGAAGCACAGCGCTACTTACCCGAATTGGTCACTAAAATCGAACCGTTCCTTAAAAAGTATGATCTGGAGCAGGACGAGATCAGTATCCGGATGACAGGATGCCCGAATGGCTGCGGCCGGCCTTATTTGGCCGAAATTGGCTTTGTGGGCACCGGACCGGGGCAATATAATTTAATGCTTGGCGGCGACCGTTTAGGAAACCGCCTGAATCAGGTTTATAAAAAGCAGCTTACAGAAACAGAAATATTGACGGAACTGGATGGTCTTTTTGACCAGTACACAAAAGAGCGTATACAGCATGAAACATTCGGAGATTTTACACACAGGAAATTTTTTGCGGTTCACTAA
- a CDS encoding DUF2490 domain-containing protein: MRFTKRSGSVIVLFVSCSLLAQKSVTHQQLLWYGYYNTLKINKNWNVLSEVQERQFYNPTAQHQLVFRSNVQRKLIDNWNASAGMTLFLQSPQDPEAESSLIVPELRPDIGFDNKQKFSFMTISHRYKAEARFFHDTENNELSGGYRFSNFRFRYQLGFDIPVIRKKHTREEMITVKVKDEVMFNAGSTIVKNVFDQNRIYAAVNYRLNPAFAVEVGYMNWYQQRTSGTEYYDRDILRISLFHTISLKNK, translated from the coding sequence TTGCGGTTCACTAAACGATCCGGTTCGGTCATCGTCCTGTTTGTATCCTGTTCGCTACTGGCTCAAAAATCGGTTACGCATCAGCAATTGCTTTGGTATGGGTATTATAATACTTTAAAGATAAATAAAAACTGGAACGTGTTAAGCGAGGTTCAGGAAAGGCAGTTTTACAATCCCACCGCACAGCATCAGCTGGTTTTCAGGAGTAATGTTCAGCGGAAGCTGATTGATAACTGGAATGCTTCGGCCGGAATGACGCTCTTTTTGCAAAGTCCGCAGGATCCGGAAGCGGAGAGCAGCCTGATCGTTCCCGAATTGCGTCCGGATATTGGTTTTGACAATAAGCAGAAGTTCTCTTTTATGACGATCTCGCACCGCTATAAAGCCGAAGCCCGTTTTTTTCACGATACGGAAAATAATGAACTGAGCGGCGGTTACCGCTTTTCAAATTTCCGGTTCCGCTATCAGCTGGGCTTTGATATTCCGGTTATCCGAAAAAAACACACCAGAGAAGAGATGATAACAGTTAAGGTAAAAGATGAGGTGATGTTTAATGCTGGCAGTACCATTGTAAAGAATGTTTTTGACCAGAACCGGATTTATGCCGCAGTCAATTACCGGCTGAATCCTGCCTTTGCCGTGGAGGTTGGCTATATGAACTGGTACCAGCAGCGCACTTCCGGAACGGAATATTATGACCGTGATATTCTCAGAATATCCTTGTTTCACACGATATCTTTAAAAAATAAATAA
- a CDS encoding YceI family protein, with product MKNLKSIALALVVALGTLSASAQTKKVDASKSTINWVGKKVTGQHEGTINLKEGALVFKGKKLKGGNFTVDMTTISATDVTGKSKAGLDGHLKADDFFGVEKFPTSKLVFKTIAEKGNDTYTVTADLTIKDKTNPVTFDIVVKGNTATTSFKIDRTKYGIEYNSGSIFSSIGDKAINDEFDLTVSLQF from the coding sequence ATGAAAAATTTAAAATCAATTGCGTTAGCATTAGTAGTAGCTTTAGGTACATTATCAGCTTCAGCTCAAACAAAAAAAGTAGATGCTTCTAAAAGTACTATCAACTGGGTTGGTAAAAAAGTAACCGGTCAGCACGAAGGAACAATCAACTTAAAAGAAGGCGCTTTAGTTTTCAAAGGAAAAAAATTAAAAGGTGGTAACTTCACTGTAGACATGACTACCATTAGTGCAACAGACGTAACCGGAAAATCTAAAGCTGGTTTAGACGGTCACTTAAAAGCAGATGATTTCTTTGGTGTTGAAAAATTCCCAACTTCTAAATTGGTTTTCAAAACTATCGCTGAAAAAGGAAACGATACTTATACTGTAACTGCTGATTTAACAATTAAAGATAAAACAAACCCTGTAACTTTTGATATCGTTGTAAAAGGAAACACGGCTACAACAAGCTTCAAAATTGACAGAACTAAATACGGAATTGAGTACAACTCTGGTTCTATCTTCAGTTCTATCGGAGATAAAGCGATCAACGATGAGTTTGATTTAACTGTAAGCTTACAGTTCTAA